A stretch of Methanosphaerula palustris E1-9c DNA encodes these proteins:
- a CDS encoding ABC transporter permease: protein MDIIYTLWLRSMKRFVRSKSRIIGSISMPLFFLLFLGFGLNSVVSIPGLSGNYIQFLIPGMVAMSVLFTSVFAGTQIISDKQFGFLKETLIAPVSRLEIMLGQTAGGATTAVVQGVMILVLSLFLGLAVRSAPGFLIAIGFMILIGIGFTAFGIAIASSMEDLSGFQLIMNFVIFPIFGLSGALFPISSLPGWLAPITMLDPLTYGVEGIRYGLTGISQISPGISFAVIGGFTVAMTVAGAFLFRKTTV, encoded by the coding sequence ATGGATATCATATACACGCTCTGGCTCCGGAGCATGAAACGGTTTGTCCGATCCAAAAGCCGGATCATCGGCAGCATCAGCATGCCGCTCTTCTTCCTCCTCTTCCTCGGGTTCGGGCTGAACTCGGTGGTCAGTATCCCCGGCCTTTCCGGGAACTACATCCAGTTTCTCATCCCGGGCATGGTCGCGATGAGCGTCCTCTTCACCTCGGTCTTCGCGGGTACCCAGATCATCTCGGACAAGCAGTTCGGGTTTTTGAAAGAGACGCTCATTGCACCGGTCTCAAGACTTGAGATCATGCTCGGCCAGACTGCAGGCGGCGCGACGACCGCGGTCGTACAGGGTGTGATGATCCTTGTCCTGTCGCTCTTCCTCGGGCTCGCGGTCAGGTCGGCGCCAGGATTCCTTATCGCGATAGGGTTCATGATCCTGATCGGTATAGGCTTCACCGCATTCGGTATCGCCATCGCGTCGTCGATGGAGGACCTGAGCGGCTTCCAGCTCATCATGAACTTTGTCATCTTCCCGATCTTCGGTCTCTCAGGGGCGCTCTTCCCCATCAGTTCTCTGCCCGGGTGGCTGGCCCCGATCACCATGCTCGATCCTTTGACGTACGGCGTCGAGGGAATACGGTACGGCCTGACGGGTATCTCGCAGATCAGCCCGGGGATCAGCTTCGCGGTCATTGGCGGGTTTACCGTTGCGATGACGGTCGCCGGGGCGTTCCTGTTCCGGAAGACTACCGTATAA
- a CDS encoding daunorubicin resistance protein DrrA family ABC transporter ATP-binding protein, which translates to MTIAVHIKDLTRRFGDLVAVDRVSFEIGQGEIFGLLGPNGAGKTTTLSMLATMLKPTEGKATVNGIDVEEDEDGVRRSIGIVFQDQSLDEELTAWENMDFHGRLYRIPSDTRKQRIGELLKLVELTDRKDDIVKNFSGGMRRRLEIARGLLHHPSVLFLDEPTLGLDPQTRNHLWQYIATLSKEKGITIILTTHYMEEADRLCNRVAIIDHGKIIALDTPANLRDGIGGDVVTIRSPDTAAIVATLKEPWINRMDIHDGEVVISLRNAEQHLSGIVTILVGQKISISSISIHKPTLEDVFLSFTGKTIREQEASGTEIMRRQMQMRRSH; encoded by the coding sequence ATGACAATCGCAGTACATATCAAGGACCTCACCCGGCGCTTCGGCGACCTGGTTGCCGTCGATAGGGTCTCGTTCGAGATAGGGCAGGGCGAGATCTTCGGCCTTCTGGGGCCGAACGGCGCCGGCAAGACGACCACGCTCTCCATGCTCGCGACCATGCTCAAGCCGACGGAGGGGAAAGCCACCGTCAACGGCATCGATGTCGAAGAGGACGAGGACGGTGTCAGGAGGTCCATCGGCATCGTCTTCCAGGACCAGAGCCTCGATGAAGAGCTCACGGCCTGGGAGAACATGGACTTTCACGGCCGGCTCTACCGTATCCCATCCGATACGCGGAAGCAGAGGATCGGGGAGCTCCTGAAGCTCGTCGAGCTGACCGACCGGAAGGATGATATCGTCAAGAACTTCTCCGGTGGGATGCGCCGGCGCCTCGAGATCGCGAGAGGGCTGCTCCACCATCCCTCGGTCCTCTTCCTCGACGAGCCGACGCTCGGCCTCGATCCCCAGACCCGGAACCATCTCTGGCAGTACATCGCGACGCTCTCGAAAGAGAAGGGGATCACGATCATCCTCACGACACATTACATGGAGGAAGCCGACCGTCTCTGCAACCGGGTCGCCATCATAGACCACGGGAAGATCATCGCTCTCGACACGCCCGCAAATCTCAGGGATGGTATCGGTGGGGATGTCGTCACGATCAGATCCCCCGACACGGCAGCGATCGTAGCGACCCTCAAGGAGCCGTGGATCAACCGGATGGACATCCATGATGGCGAGGTGGTCATCAGCCTTCGGAACGCGGAGCAGCACCTCAGCGGCATCGTTACGATCCTTGTCGGCCAGAAGATCTCCATCAGTTCGATCTCGATCCATAAGCCGACACTTGAGGACGTCTTCCTCTCGTTCACCGGCAAGACGATACGGGAGCAGGAAGCGAGCGGCACGGAGATCATGCGCCGGCAGATGCAGATGAGGAGGTCGCACTAA
- a CDS encoding class I SAM-dependent methyltransferase, producing MQDLPSSFRELSFRDGFRKIYDSATPWDIGRPKAPFIAVADRITGPILDAGCGTGDTTLYFTARGREVTGIDFVKEAIRRAKAKAAERGLSAEFLVKDAMTLVEWDRRFMSVIDSGLFHVYEDQKDHRGRYVSGLAHVLMPGGRLYLYGFSDETPSAPGGGISRQDLENAFSDGWEIESVQTVAGEINPAFAAEHPEEYPDGKPKMIFAIIRRKE from the coding sequence ATGCAGGATCTACCATCATCTTTCCGTGAATTATCTTTCCGTGATGGATTTAGAAAGATATACGACAGCGCCACCCCGTGGGATATTGGCAGGCCCAAAGCACCGTTTATCGCGGTTGCCGACCGTATCACCGGTCCCATCCTCGATGCGGGATGCGGTACGGGGGATACGACCCTGTATTTCACCGCCCGGGGACGCGAGGTCACCGGTATCGATTTCGTAAAGGAAGCGATCCGCCGGGCAAAAGCAAAGGCGGCGGAACGCGGTCTGTCCGCGGAATTCCTGGTAAAGGATGCCATGACCCTTGTCGAATGGGACCGGCGCTTTATGAGCGTTATCGACAGCGGTTTGTTCCACGTCTACGAAGACCAAAAAGATCACAGGGGGCGCTACGTCAGCGGGCTCGCCCACGTTCTCATGCCGGGCGGCCGACTCTATCTCTACGGGTTCAGCGATGAGACCCCCTCGGCGCCCGGCGGGGGCATATCCCGTCAGGATCTGGAAAACGCGTTTTCGGATGGCTGGGAAATCGAGTCCGTGCAGACCGTAGCCGGCGAGATCAACCCGGCGTTTGCGGCCGAGCACCCGGAAGAGTATCCTGATGGCAAACCGAAGATGATCTTTGCCATCATCCGCCGGAAAGAGTGA
- a CDS encoding PadR family transcriptional regulator has product MMEHNFKMGESHAQRGPGFDENEGFNRGPQERDVQGFCDREYGSIGNRGCRGFGDRELGGFNGRDPHGFGGHGGRDPRGFGGFGGGRGRLFDAGDIKLAILNLLSEQPSYGYQIIKTMEQRLAGGYAPSPGVIYPTLTMLEEEGLATVSLEGSKKVYSVTPEGMQYLQTHEERVKELFERLEEAGRGFQHGRSPELMKAFKNLHGAVMARLLRGNATPEQISTIAETMNAAARTIDDL; this is encoded by the coding sequence ATGATGGAACACAATTTCAAAATGGGTGAAAGTCACGCCCAGCGAGGACCCGGCTTTGACGAAAACGAAGGTTTCAACCGAGGGCCTCAAGAGAGAGATGTGCAGGGTTTCTGTGACAGAGAGTACGGCAGCATTGGTAACAGAGGGTGCCGTGGTTTCGGAGATAGAGAACTTGGCGGCTTTAATGGCAGAGACCCACACGGTTTTGGTGGCCATGGTGGTAGAGACCCCCGCGGTTTTGGTGGCTTTGGAGGTGGACGGGGACGTTTATTCGATGCCGGCGACATCAAGCTTGCCATTCTCAACTTGCTCTCGGAACAGCCAAGTTACGGATACCAGATCATCAAGACCATGGAGCAACGCCTTGCCGGAGGTTACGCGCCAAGTCCCGGCGTGATTTATCCAACCCTGACGATGCTTGAAGAAGAGGGGCTTGCCACTGTATCTTTAGAGGGCAGTAAGAAGGTCTATTCGGTAACCCCGGAAGGAATGCAATATCTTCAGACACACGAGGAACGTGTAAAGGAACTATTTGAGCGTCTCGAAGAGGCGGGAAGGGGTTTCCAGCACGGCAGATCTCCTGAACTAATGAAAGCCTTCAAAAACCTGCACGGCGCTGTGATGGCACGTCTGCTGCGTGGGAACGCGACACCGGAACAGATCAGCACAATCGCAGAAACTATGAATGCCGCGGCGAGGACTATCGATGATCTCTGA
- a CDS encoding class I SAM-dependent methyltransferase has product MILISEDFQKALMRWDKEPGRLNMTHQIAQAMLNRTSPRGNEVLLDYGTGTGLIALEFLYSVKKIVAVDSSKDMLTFLQKKLNADSITTIEPLEWSIGSDPSQLPEFDIIIVSLTLHHVPDTSQAAEVFYSLLKPGGIIAIADLDPDNGESHEPEMTVHHGFVREDLMEIFKKAGFTTIQIDSVATLAKESSKTGVLKEFPIFLMIAHKDK; this is encoded by the coding sequence ATGATACTGATCTCTGAAGACTTCCAAAAGGCTCTTATGAGGTGGGATAAAGAACCGGGCCGTCTCAACATGACACACCAAATTGCCCAGGCAATGCTGAACCGGACCTCTCCTCGGGGAAATGAAGTACTATTGGATTATGGGACCGGTACCGGACTTATCGCACTGGAATTTCTCTATTCCGTCAAAAAGATTGTCGCAGTTGATTCGTCAAAGGATATGCTGACTTTCCTCCAGAAGAAACTCAATGCAGACTCAATTACTACAATCGAACCCCTTGAATGGAGCATCGGGAGCGATCCGTCACAGTTACCCGAGTTCGATATCATAATCGTGTCCCTGACATTACATCATGTCCCTGATACCAGCCAGGCAGCAGAGGTATTTTATTCCCTCCTGAAGCCAGGTGGCATCATCGCAATTGCAGATCTGGATCCTGATAACGGAGAGTCCCATGAACCAGAGATGACCGTGCATCATGGATTTGTCCGGGAAGATCTGATGGAGATCTTCAAAAAAGCCGGATTCACCACCATTCAGATCGATAGTGTTGCAACTCTTGCGAAAGAGAGTTCAAAGACAGGAGTGTTAAAGGAGTTTCCTATTTTCTTGATGATTGCACACAAGGACAAATAA
- a CDS encoding TIGR03768 family metallophosphoesterase: protein MICLGLVLLFSMLFAGCVNTSAPNNTTLTNTTSPPGFVTVTTAVNHTNATEASNMSVQPNLTPALSGNISTNASLNTTAMNVTMNATSTVNTTATAKANATPTEYFEQDSGPVDFGTAVNTYVPLTTATGAQNVSVLPTATLAPGNLTSNTSQNITPVSTTVNATQVNTTLTISPVNTTVNGTQVNTTLNVTPVSTSTNATQVNTTLNATGITTVNTTGTAAGNQTTVPTTEQTVNLSNLSDSEASYPIDSVVLTTHDRVVLPVSVPSSSPTVLPYDVANYSRYGYGVWQYGQGLDYEKRLDLVSPAYNNTSVSHTANLLHFFDMTDVHISDKETPAQGIFFGYLGGQSSGYSPVMLATTQVLDAAVQTINALHKAEPFDFGISLGDVANNEQYNELRWYIDVLDGKVINPDSGVKDDPVPGPLNDYQDQYKAAGLNTSIPWYQALGNHDHNWIGTNPPDDYLKANYTGEYILNMGNIFVDPLGIKSRGYYMGSIDGRTVNGDIIGVGNVSDFATPPKVLAADPNRRVLSVSDWMGEFFNTSSTPIGHGFNQSDVSSGRAYYSFEPKSDIPIKVIVLDDTQNATDADAGGYGHGSLDNEQFDWLVSELNSGQAEGQLMIIAAHVPIATELSGSSLDEYTGWSSVSQVSEEKLLSTLHEYPNLILWIAGHRHVNAINAQKSPDASHPELGFWEVETSSLRDFPQQFRTFEIVRNSDNTISILTTDVDPAVKEGSIAAKSRSYGVAAEEIFNNSLPYLPSGSYNAELVKQLSTDMQVKIQNYGTPAGK, encoded by the coding sequence ATGATCTGTCTCGGTCTGGTATTACTCTTCAGTATGCTCTTTGCTGGATGTGTCAATACCTCCGCACCCAACAACACAACGCTGACGAATACCACCTCACCCCCGGGATTCGTCACTGTGACAACAGCAGTCAACCACACGAATGCGACGGAAGCCTCGAACATGTCGGTACAACCGAACCTCACCCCGGCTCTCAGTGGTAATATCTCCACCAATGCTTCGCTGAACACGACTGCAATGAATGTGACGATGAATGCAACCAGTACGGTCAACACGACTGCCACGGCAAAAGCCAATGCAACACCGACCGAATATTTCGAACAGGACTCAGGCCCTGTCGATTTTGGTACAGCAGTGAATACCTACGTCCCACTCACCACGGCGACAGGTGCTCAGAACGTCTCGGTCCTACCGACTGCGACCCTGGCTCCCGGCAATCTCACCTCAAATACTTCACAGAATATCACCCCGGTGAGCACAACCGTGAATGCTACTCAGGTGAATACGACACTGACTATCTCCCCGGTGAACACAACCGTGAACGGTACTCAGGTGAATACGACACTGAATGTCACCCCGGTGAGCACATCCACGAATGCTACTCAGGTGAATACGACTCTGAATGCAACCGGTATCACAACGGTCAATACAACAGGTACTGCTGCCGGCAACCAGACCACAGTGCCGACAACAGAACAGACAGTGAATCTCTCGAATCTATCAGACTCAGAAGCCAGTTATCCAATAGATTCTGTGGTTTTAACAACACACGACCGGGTGGTCCTTCCGGTCTCGGTGCCATCATCTTCACCGACGGTTCTTCCCTATGATGTTGCAAACTATTCACGCTATGGTTATGGCGTCTGGCAGTATGGCCAGGGGCTTGACTACGAGAAACGACTGGACCTCGTATCACCGGCATACAACAATACCTCGGTCTCCCATACAGCCAACCTTCTGCATTTCTTTGACATGACCGATGTTCATATCTCAGACAAAGAAACTCCTGCTCAGGGGATCTTCTTTGGGTACTTAGGTGGCCAGTCTTCAGGATATTCGCCGGTTATGCTCGCAACAACTCAGGTTCTCGATGCGGCCGTCCAGACGATCAACGCTCTTCATAAAGCAGAACCGTTCGATTTCGGCATCTCTCTGGGGGATGTTGCCAACAACGAACAGTACAATGAACTCAGATGGTACATCGACGTCCTCGATGGCAAGGTGATTAACCCTGATTCAGGCGTCAAGGATGATCCGGTTCCCGGACCTCTCAATGATTACCAGGATCAATACAAAGCGGCAGGGCTGAACACGTCGATCCCCTGGTATCAGGCGCTCGGCAACCACGATCACAACTGGATCGGAACGAATCCCCCGGATGATTACCTGAAAGCGAACTATACCGGAGAGTACATCCTCAACATGGGTAATATCTTCGTCGATCCACTCGGTATCAAGAGCCGTGGGTATTATATGGGTTCTATCGATGGTCGGACCGTGAATGGCGACATCATCGGTGTGGGAAATGTCTCCGATTTCGCAACCCCTCCAAAAGTACTTGCCGCTGATCCGAACCGCCGTGTCCTTTCGGTCTCTGACTGGATGGGCGAATTTTTCAATACCTCTTCAACCCCGATTGGACATGGATTCAACCAATCTGATGTGAGTTCGGGTCGTGCGTATTATTCGTTCGAACCAAAGTCGGATATCCCGATCAAGGTCATTGTGCTCGATGATACCCAGAACGCTACCGACGCCGATGCCGGCGGTTATGGGCATGGTTCTCTTGATAACGAGCAGTTTGACTGGCTTGTGAGTGAACTCAATTCGGGTCAGGCAGAAGGGCAACTGATGATCATCGCTGCTCACGTTCCGATAGCGACGGAATTATCGGGGTCTTCCCTCGATGAATATACCGGTTGGAGTTCTGTCTCTCAGGTATCCGAAGAGAAGTTACTCAGTACACTTCATGAATATCCGAATCTGATCCTCTGGATCGCAGGACATCGCCATGTCAATGCCATCAACGCTCAGAAATCGCCCGATGCCAGCCATCCAGAACTCGGATTCTGGGAGGTAGAAACCTCATCATTACGGGATTTCCCTCAACAGTTCCGCACCTTCGAGATCGTCCGCAACAGCGACAATACGATCTCAATCCTTACGACCGACGTCGACCCAGCAGTCAAAGAAGGGTCGATAGCAGCAAAATCGCGTTCCTATGGCGTCGCGGCGGAAGAAATATTCAACAATTCACTCCCCTATTTGCCTTCAGGTTCGTATAATGCGGAACTTGTTAAACAGTTGAGTACTGATATGCAGGTGAAGATCCAGAACTACGGAACACCAGCAGGCAAGTAA
- a CDS encoding carbohydrate-binding protein: MTRSRLPLVVLMILGAWFIIHTAGAVSLTIDYPSPNETTMAEMRDFYVTGAIPAGITTPGDVRIEVFSGASAVGTPVRTLESHVDPLTGTTPLSAIAADYPNGSAKGTVMVPDLVSEPGGLLETWNKVIVTPEYYSGLVLGGATKQFDTTYTDRDGRPLHDLVAGEFTIRVTGLSGDLHGLTAEKQITLGKTHAALGRFSPPAQVNRLTAFARENGYRTYIDSFPGYFFWNNTGYVIPGRWVRNNAIEVVNDCPGTTVDTVGAAENDLFLYNIRNTSATYTIETSTLIRTGMVDSPQTVYHYYTAGEPVYTYTARENGSRVSFNSTLSTLAHGDRLALTRAELRMENDSDPIVDLADTTQKRLDLLPGDGIDVESDETCLLYGVVAPIPAPVVPGPSGKDGTPTNRIASIEWTLVDAGGAAVANSTIPVELGRRTDPAKPSEITTSLYEFGGAIGTGTPPGRYTLSIKGLDETGTAVDGTTEEVPLCIDATPTPTPEPNTNHLVSGRIEVEDYDLGGEGVAYHDTTAGNEGGVYRQDDVDIEMTGGEKTPNVGWVRDGEWLCYTTNVTQSGNYTVTARVASPHSGRQITLSVAGGDTASIAVPDTGSFATFANVTVPIHLTAGTHSLVLTFFGDGQNIDWLTFTQETVPIKIVPGGSGIPLDLNGDGWYEDVNGNGVFDFHDVVLFFNQMDWIEANEPVAGFDFNGNGRIDFNDIVTVFNEV; this comes from the coding sequence ATGACACGTTCACGTCTGCCGCTTGTGGTCCTGATGATCCTCGGAGCCTGGTTCATTATCCACACCGCAGGTGCCGTATCCCTGACGATCGATTATCCGTCACCGAACGAGACCACGATGGCCGAGATGCGCGACTTCTATGTGACCGGTGCCATTCCGGCCGGAATCACAACCCCGGGCGACGTCCGGATCGAGGTCTTTTCCGGGGCGAGCGCCGTCGGCACCCCGGTTCGGACCCTCGAGAGCCACGTCGATCCCTTAACCGGGACGACCCCTCTCTCGGCGATCGCGGCCGACTATCCCAATGGATCCGCGAAGGGCACCGTGATGGTCCCGGACCTGGTCAGCGAACCGGGCGGTCTCCTTGAGACCTGGAACAAGGTGATCGTGACCCCCGAGTACTACTCGGGCCTCGTGCTGGGTGGGGCCACAAAGCAGTTCGATACCACCTACACAGACCGCGACGGCCGGCCCCTTCACGATCTCGTCGCGGGCGAGTTTACGATCCGTGTGACCGGGCTCTCGGGTGATCTGCACGGGCTCACGGCCGAGAAGCAGATCACTCTCGGGAAGACGCACGCGGCACTCGGACGGTTTTCACCTCCGGCGCAGGTGAACCGGCTGACCGCGTTCGCCCGGGAGAACGGGTACCGGACCTACATCGATTCCTTTCCCGGGTACTTCTTCTGGAACAACACCGGCTATGTTATTCCAGGCCGCTGGGTCAGAAACAATGCGATCGAGGTCGTGAACGACTGTCCGGGCACGACCGTCGACACGGTCGGGGCTGCCGAGAACGACCTCTTCCTCTACAACATCCGCAACACCTCGGCCACCTATACCATCGAGACCTCGACGCTCATCCGCACCGGCATGGTCGACTCGCCCCAGACGGTGTATCATTATTATACGGCAGGCGAACCGGTGTATACCTATACCGCCCGCGAGAACGGATCCCGGGTCTCGTTCAATTCGACCCTCTCGACCCTCGCACACGGCGACAGACTCGCCCTCACACGGGCCGAACTCCGCATGGAGAATGATTCCGACCCGATCGTCGACCTGGCCGACACGACACAAAAACGGCTCGACCTTCTCCCCGGCGACGGGATCGACGTCGAATCCGACGAGACCTGCCTCCTCTACGGCGTGGTTGCACCGATCCCGGCTCCGGTCGTACCCGGTCCGTCCGGAAAAGACGGCACACCGACGAACCGGATCGCCTCGATCGAATGGACACTGGTGGATGCCGGGGGTGCTGCGGTGGCAAACTCGACCATCCCGGTCGAACTCGGACGGCGGACCGATCCAGCAAAACCCTCGGAGATCACCACCTCGTTGTACGAGTTCGGCGGAGCGATCGGCACCGGGACGCCACCCGGCCGGTACACCCTCTCCATCAAGGGGCTGGACGAGACCGGTACGGCGGTGGACGGCACGACCGAGGAGGTGCCTTTGTGCATCGATGCTACTCCGACCCCGACCCCTGAGCCGAACACCAATCACCTGGTATCGGGCCGGATCGAGGTTGAGGACTACGACCTCGGCGGGGAAGGGGTCGCCTACCACGACACCACCGCCGGCAACGAGGGCGGGGTCTACCGGCAGGACGACGTCGACATCGAGATGACCGGAGGCGAGAAGACGCCGAATGTCGGCTGGGTCAGGGACGGGGAATGGCTCTGTTACACAACGAACGTCACCCAGAGTGGGAACTATACGGTGACAGCCCGCGTGGCAAGCCCGCATTCGGGCCGGCAGATAACGCTCTCGGTCGCCGGCGGGGATACTGCGTCGATCGCAGTCCCTGACACAGGATCCTTCGCCACGTTCGCGAACGTCACCGTCCCGATCCACCTGACTGCAGGGACGCATTCCCTGGTCCTCACCTTCTTCGGCGACGGCCAGAATATCGACTGGCTCACGTTCACCCAGGAGACCGTCCCGATTAAAATCGTCCCCGGCGGGTCCGGTATCCCGCTCGACCTGAACGGGGATGGATGGTACGAGGACGTGAACGGCAACGGGGTCTTCGATTTCCATGATGTGGTCCTCTTCTTCAATCAGATGGATTGGATCGAGGCGAACGAACCAGTCGCCGGCTTCGACTTCAACGGGAACGGTCGGATCGACTTCAATGATATCGTCACCGTGTTCAACGAGGTATAA
- a CDS encoding response regulator: protein MTMISVLYIDDEPGLLEIGKLFLERIGTFTVDIVTSARDALCRLASTSYDIIVSDYQMPGMNGIELLRKIRMNSDIPFILFTGRSREEIVVKALDCGADHYVQKGGNLKAQFAELSHDIIQITLQRHIEAELKREQEFSRALLETLIIDSDDHRQVDLLPCPIIDHDPTSQRSTPGGRIPNAFGKNRRKTPSIDIQKTGKSNARFVKLSANIPSSVTDRGGRSGLFEEKVLSNTLVEDLFIGPEDLYRMEVLPSPSRGPASRFRYTGA from the coding sequence ATGACCATGATATCTGTCTTATATATTGATGATGAACCAGGTCTCCTAGAAATTGGAAAATTATTCCTTGAACGAATCGGAACGTTCACCGTGGATATTGTAACCTCTGCCAGGGACGCCCTCTGCAGACTGGCATCAACATCCTATGACATTATCGTCTCTGATTATCAGATGCCGGGTATGAATGGAATTGAATTATTACGAAAAATTCGGATGAATAGTGATATCCCTTTCATCCTTTTTACAGGGAGGAGCAGAGAGGAGATCGTAGTAAAAGCCCTCGACTGCGGTGCTGATCACTATGTCCAGAAAGGTGGAAATCTCAAGGCCCAGTTTGCAGAACTCTCTCATGATATCATTCAGATCACTCTTCAAAGACACATCGAAGCTGAATTAAAGAGAGAGCAGGAGTTCTCGCGTGCCCTGCTTGAAACTCTGATCATTGATTCCGACGATCACCGGCAGGTGGATCTTCTCCCCTGCCCCATAATAGACCATGATCCCACATCCCAGCGTTCAACACCGGGTGGGAGAATACCTAATGCTTTCGGAAAAAATCGAAGAAAGACCCCGTCAATAGATATCCAAAAGACTGGGAAGTCCAATGCTCGGTTTGTAAAACTCTCTGCCAACATTCCCTCGTCGGTTACAGACAGAGGAGGAAGATCTGGTTTGTTCGAAGAGAAGGTGTTATCGAACACCCTGGTGGAGGATCTATTCATTGGTCCAGAAGATCTCTACCGGATGGAGGTACTTCCCAGCCCATCCCGGGGACCTGCTTCCCGGTTTCGTTATACTGGAGCATAG
- a CDS encoding DUF2178 domain-containing protein, whose protein sequence is MKKNGFYLFLGIIAIVLVSIFWYSGEHDRALLMELAFIAAGAIVSYVKVNCTDFTEDERDIIIAGQAMRRTMQVFGVLFCAVSIEGVMRLVPVLSFAYPPPPPIQTMSEFSPRSMGLLQLGLLSDDHSVRRVPVILCQKIRGLGD, encoded by the coding sequence ATGAAGAAGAACGGATTCTATCTTTTCCTTGGGATCATAGCCATTGTACTGGTCAGCATCTTCTGGTATTCAGGAGAGCATGATCGTGCTCTGCTCATGGAACTGGCATTCATTGCAGCTGGTGCCATTGTCTCTTATGTGAAGGTGAACTGTACTGATTTCACTGAGGACGAAAGAGACATAATAATTGCAGGACAGGCTATGCGGCGCACGATGCAGGTCTTCGGGGTACTATTCTGTGCTGTTTCGATTGAAGGGGTGATGCGTCTGGTCCCTGTTCTTTCGTTTGCATATCCTCCGCCTCCACCGATTCAAACGATGAGTGAATTTTCCCCCAGGTCGATGGGTCTTCTCCAGCTCGGCCTTCTCTCTGATGATCATTCTGTACGTCGGGTTCCGGTCATATTATGCCAGAAGATACGGGGATTGGGAGACTGA
- a CDS encoding helix-turn-helix transcriptional regulator produces the protein MPEDTGIGRLMKNRIKVFRAMNDLTQENLGRAIGVNRQTILAIEKGQYVPSLDLAFRIARYFSVNIEEMFLYVDDPLDQ, from the coding sequence ATGCCAGAAGATACGGGGATTGGGAGACTGATGAAGAATAGGATCAAGGTCTTTCGAGCGATGAACGATCTCACTCAGGAGAACCTCGGAAGAGCAATTGGAGTAAATCGTCAGACCATCCTCGCCATTGAAAAGGGTCAGTACGTCCCGTCTCTCGATCTTGCTTTTAGAATTGCGAGATATTTCAGCGTGAACATCGAAGAGATGTTCCTCTATGTGGACGATCCCCTGGACCAGTGA